ATTAACCTAGCTTTGTCGTAGCACCGCCATTGAGACAAATTAGTGCAGCTCTGAGCTAAGTGTTAGCATCAGGCCAGAAAGCCGGGGGTTTTCCTGCTGCCCCTCACCCTCATCGTCGACGTCATCCTCATAGTCCTCAGGGTCGCTGAAGGAAGGCTCTTCCTCTTCATACTCTGGGTCGTCCACCATATCCACCGTGTCTTGCATCTATCGGGGGGTTACGAGACGGATTTCTCGCCACAAAATAAGCAGAATCAGAAATACGAAGAGGCTGGCGGTCCTCGGGCCGGTGCGGCACCATGTGCGATTACGTGAAAATGGACGATGAGACGGAAACGTAACTCCGGAAACAGTTCGCCAGGCTTTGGCACGTGCTGCGCGGGAAACGTAGAGTTGTAAAGCACATGGATCGGCTGCGTCTGTGACCTGGAACTATATGATTAGCCATATcaacatgtgtgtatattagtTTGCGGCGCGGGTGTCAAAGTTATAAGTCACAAAtgtaaacttaaaataaaaaaagggggaagcCAAACACCGGTAGATCTGAAACCACTTCCCGCGAAATGGTTTAGTTAGCAAAACTATAAGGAAACATGAGTTGTTATATCGGCTAGGTGATCACTTTGACTTTTACACTTTGTTAAAAGTACAAAGGGAGGTCAATACTTCTATACATGCCCAGGTctctttgaaaaacacaaacttgtaCCATGGACAGTGAGTGTGTATCGCTGCTGCCCAGGGTGTGTAAGGTGCTGGCGGACTCAGGGTCTCTGCCGGATGACACAAGCCTGGAGAAGCTTTTGGACTGGTTCACGATGCTTATCAAGACCGGTTAGTAGGCTACTGTACTTTCTTGTAGTTTTAGTTTTGTGGCTAATCCTAGACACATGTTAGGTGCATTTAAAACAGCTCGATCTTGTCCCCACTAAACACCAATGTAACTGCATGCTACAAGGCTAAATTAAATGTACAATTTGATTATTTGATAACTTTTGATAGTGACACAACCATGATGAACCATCAATGCATTGATAGGTGGAAATTAGATCTGCAACACTGTCTcaacattcaactttttctcCAAAAAAAGGGGAATCTCTGCTGGAGTCCTGCCCATGTGTGATTGAATTCATCTCCACTGTGGTTTGCAACACAGCTTCAGAGCCTAGTGTCCTTTCCTTTGCGCTCAAACTCACCGGCTTAATTGCAGCCACCGAGGATGGCTTTTTAACACTTCAGGTAGAGTCATAGTCatttgtacatttacacattttttagaCCTTTGAACACTGACTAAAATTGTTGCATAaaaattctgatttttttttttgcaggagtGCTCTGCTCTGGACCAGGCCTTCAGTTTACAGCACTGGCAAGGAGCGGGTCTCTGGGAGGATCCCTGTTTAAGGATTGGTTGGATCCAGGGATTAAAAAACTCTCTGCAGCACCCAAAGGCTCTCAGTTTCTTTGTACAATCAGGTGACACTTCATATGACCACCTCTTCTCATATCTTGTACGTCATACGGTAAAATTAAGGAATGAATACTTCAAATTGCACCGCTTTGTAACTGCAATCTGTTTTCCCCAACTTCCCAGATTTTATACAACCACTCATACAACTCCAGACTGACACAAGCTTATTTGTTGCTGCGGCTGCCAATCAAATGCTCGCCGACATCCTGCTCTTATTCCAGCCGGTCTCGTCTTCAGGATGTAACAGCATGgatgagaaagaggaaaaagttaATGGGAGCACACTACATGCCTCAAACATAGACTTACCAGCTGTCACAATGGAAACCAGTGCAGAGTACACTGCTGTTGTCAAGGTGGTATCACAGTACCTCAAGGAGTCAATTGTGccgaaagaaaacacacagctcCAGAAGACTAAGCAGACCCTTAAGCTGCTTGCCCTGCTGCTGGCCCAGGCCAGGCCTCCTCTCCGGGATGAGCTGCTCCAGACTGTGTCGGGGTCTCTGGAGGAGGTGATGACAGCAGGCTACAGTCAGCTCACGCTGCCTCTGTTGGAGGTTATTCTGGCTGCATACAGGTAAGACTACAGACAGCTGTCAAATAAGAAGATATAAGAAGAATAGCAGGATCAAATAGAATGACAATTCATGTTATTAAACTGACATTTTAGTTACTGCTGCAATCACAACTCACCAAccccatttttaaatgtattttaaaaaagcaaatacaTGCTGGATTTAATTATCAAACACATCCTGTCAGTGACACGGTTAAGGAGTAAAAATCCTGACCTTGATGGAGTAAAGCATGTTGAGGGTTCAACACAATTATCTGGgctttactgtatgtgtgtctcagATTTGATTCAAGCCATAAATACGATTCAGATAAGACTTCTGTGACTTTAAGGCAAGATTTTCCCCTGTAGGAAAGAGAATCTGTTGTACACAGACCTTTCTCTTTCGCCCAATGTGACCATAAACAATATATGTAAGACTGCAGTTGTGCTAATATGAACACTATGAGTTTAATTGTTTTGAATGATTAATTCCAACATGAATACTGCCAAGTAAGGACTGTaacaaaccaaagaaaatgttaatgaaTTTATAGGAAAAGTTGAGGTAGGCTGCACTGGTTTAATCCAGACGTACACTAGCAGAGTTCCTGTTGCATAATTGTGAAATGTGATAATGATGTAATGTAACATATCGAGTGTTTGTAATATAAAACAGTGTCCGTGTTTGTCTTCAGCAGCTCCAGAACTGAAAGTGTGTTAGTCCAGCGTGTCGGCTCTCTGCTATCATCCATGTTGAATATTAACAGACCTGCAGAAGTCATTCAAGCTGCAGCTGCTTTTCTTCGCAGTGGTCATCAGTGAGTATCTGCACAATGCAGAACTTCACACCCTCATGCAGAATTCACCATCAGCACACACTATTAGTACGTTTTGGTTATGTTTCAATGAGGTGCATCCTGTAGTTATTAACCACgggttatttttcttcttttttaaatttttctttgCAGCGATACTACCCACACACCGCAAGCTGTAAGAATACTACTGCTTCCCCTCGACATCATAACTGGTCACACTCTACTGGGCACAGACATATCTGGTAAAATACACGGAgtaggaaaataaagaaaacagtctGTTGTGTAGCATCTTACAGctaattagtattattattgtttttgtttttttgttcctgcagcagaTGATCAGCAGTTTACCAGGGCAGACCATCTGACGAATAAAACCTCCTGCATCTCTTTGATCTGTACTTGTctgacaaacacatcaaacatcaCACTCGTGGTGAGACTAACTGAAAGCATagctgaggggaaaaaaaaaggctgtgcaTGCTATGTGAAGCGGCGTTACATCacagtccctctctctgtttttccccACAGCCCTCTGGCCTCCTCCCTTGTCCTCCCGCTTTAATTATCACTGCAGTTCTGTCGTTGATGAGGATCTGCAGAGGCGTCTCCACCTCATCGTCCCCTGGCTGTAGTGACGTTTGCAGGAATGTGATCGGCAGTGGTAAAGTTCAGAAATGTGCTCTGGAGGCTCTGACATTTCTGAGCAGCAGCGCAGGTgaaactgtgtttctgtgtgaatcgatccaaaaaaaaaaaaaaaaaaaggaaacatgtttttctttcctaaATGCTTTACCTCAGCTTAATGGAAACGTTTATTGAAAAGACAACTGAACAGAATTGAACTTAACCAGgcattttaaaagtgaaacagcaggaggaagtggaataaatataaaagttatgaccaaaaaaaagtcaaaagaatTTGTCTTAACAATTTTATCAAGAagaaaacgagattaaacattgtcatatactgacacataaacaaatgcaacaacatTATAAACAGTGTGTTTGATGTAATGAAACATGATGCTTGAATCCTTCatcttgtgtgtttcaggagccAAGGAGAAGATCAGTGAAGTGTTCACAGTTCTGATCAAATATCTGGAGAATCCTGATTCTGAGCCAACAGTGAgtacataatgtttttattcGGTCACTGACCTGCTATTAAAAGCAAActaaagtggagaaaaaaacactcattcCTCATGTTTTTTCCCCCGCCAAGATTCAAGCTGACGTATTTTTGGGTGAAATCCTGAAGTTGTTCAAGAGTTTTGTGTGGAAATTCTATGAGTAATGATGAGAaacgatacgatacactttattgtcctctttggggaaatttgttctgcacacatttagctgcTTCCATCAAACAGCAGCACACGGGCCTGTGTCACAGAAGGGCAGCATCAACGGAAGGGCTTAAATTGAAGGTATCAGGAAAGGAGGGGTAGACGGTCTTGTATGTGTCTTTTTAACTGTTATCCAATTTTCTTGTAGTTTTAGTCTTAGTTTGAGATTCCTTAGCAGGATTACTAAATGTATCTAACCAGGTCTCTCAATGActgtctcgtttttttttctcattgttaTGACTGTCTTTGTTTGTTAGGTTCTCCACAAGACCTACCAAGCCATAATAAAGTGGATCAGTGTGTGCACAGACTTCTCCTTTATAACAGACCAGCTCAGACAAGGTAAAATGCATGGAAGATCAATAATTCACTCCTCTGTGATAAATCAACACACGAAGCCTACTTGCATTACATTTGGCTACATATTGTGTTTCTGAAATTAAATGCATGTTTATCACGATCAGATCTGGTGGAGGTTGTGAAGAAGCGCGTGTGTGACATGCGCTGGGAAGTGAGAGACTCGACCGTCGAGTTTCTGGGACATCTGGCAGGTGTCACCGTCTCACTGAAATCCGCAGAGGAGGTGTGTTCTGCGTCGGAAGCTCTGCTGGGAGGCTGCTCTACCACTCCTCTCCTTAGGGAGGCGCTTCAGGACACGGAGAGCTATGTGAGAGCCAGCGCTGTCTCTTCACTGGCAAAGACTCTGACACACAGCTggcagcagggggcagcacatACTCAGGAGGAGGTAAGCAGACTGTTTAAACATTTGACTTATTATACACCAGATTGCACAAGACTCATTAATCAACGTAAAGGCTCACATGAAAGTATTTAGTATATTTTGGCATCTAACTTTCTAGATGCACTcggtttttgtattttcatggctttacaaAAACATCTAATTCATGACTCATTCAGACtccaaattatttttaatttcgcaaatgttatttttgtttaaaacttGATAAAACTTGGaggctttttctctctctctctctctctctctctctctctctctctctctctctctctctccctctttaaGGCAGACGACCCAGGAGGCTGTGCGATAAATATGAGCAGTCAAAAATTGAAATGATCAAATTAGCATGAATAAAGATAAAGGTTGTGAGACACAAATgataaagcaacaatatgtaagtttccacttaaaaaaaaaagtagtttcaaAGGTCACTTtaatagcacaataacttttaacagggagaatggcgtctctcccATCATGCAGGTTACCTGTTTACGGCACTACATGTGACTTTGGCAATGTGCCGAGGTCATCTCGCGAGGAGTGTGGACAGCTTTACTGCACTCGTTCACAGAGaagccttcagttataaaaagaagccagttagccTAGTCTCTATATCTCACTCAAAATTCGGCACTTTAACTAACTGTACAGTACCTTGTAAGTCATCATGGTTGTTTAGCTTATCACAATGTATTTCCCAGCTCGCATCCtctgcttgtaaacaaatgCACGCTGTCTAAGAGTCATAGGCATTGCAGcactatttgtgtctgtatttgttgcACTGAGAGACCATCGGACTCAGGACACAAATATTTATGGACTActattaatatttttatattgtgttttgtaTGCAATACTTATCCTAATAATTGAAtgcctttaaatgtctttagCCTTAATACGATATACAGTAAATGCTTTCTTGTAGCATTGTACCTGTCCCTTCCTCATGCGTGTATGAGAATGTTTAGAACTTCTTTGTTCTTCCAGACTGAAATAGTGAGCCGGCTGCTTGAAATCCTCTCCGAAGACACAGAGGGATTCGCCAGGAGGGCTGTGGTACAATACTTCATCGCCTGGTTCTCCacgtcctcctccagctctcacCGGACGCAGAGTGTTCGCTCCGTCGTCTCACAGGGCAGCGCAGATCTGGACTGGGAAGTCAAATTTCACACGCTGGAGTTGGCTGAACTGCTCATGGATGAAATATTTTCAGGTCGGCAGGGTTACGGGAAGAACTTGGACGCACATCATGACGCACAGCACCCTTATGGTGTAGTTAGTGAGCAGGCCTACACCCTCCACGCTCACAAGGAGGGGGTGGCGTCAGACTTGAGCAGAGTGTTGAAGAATCTGGTCGAGCAGGGAGTTGTCTCAGTGCTGCTGAGCAGTGTGATTGACTGTGATCGGCCCGTGGCGCTGAAGGCCTGTCAACTGCTGATAACACTCAGACAGACGGTCTGTCCTCTGTTGCTAGGCAACCAAGATGCTTCCACAGAAACAATTGATAGAGTGTCTTGTGAACTTCCTGGCTGGGGCTGGGGGCTGGAGATCAGAAAGATGCTGGGGATAAAAAAGAGCAATGACGCCCAAGAGATGGACATGATGGCTAAGGTCGAGACGGGAGAGGAGTGTGCGGTTGAGGGAGGGGACAGTGTGACTGTTGGTTTGTGTGAGGTGTTGGGCTCTCTGGGTTTAGACAACATGCTGGACGTCTTGACACAAAGCAGCGACCACATCCACaactctcccctctctctgctgcaggacaTTCTGACCGCACGGGCAGCGAACACTAGTTCAGACACACAACCGGGACAGGAGGTCATTGTGGACTGCTACTGAtacatgaacacagacacacacacagacacacacacacacacacacacacacacacacacacacacacacacacacacacttgcttcCTTAATTTCTGATTTATACATCAACACTGCTTCTATTTTTATAACAGGAAGATCAATAGATAAACCAATAGATGAAAACTTTCAGTGTTTTGTGGGTTTATTTGAAGCTGCACTTGTCTTCGCTTCCTGTAGAGGTCAATCACAACTTACTAATGGACTAATGCACCGGTCTAAAACAgacttattttgagtcattttaatcagataaagccataaataaattagaaaaataaaggtGACGCATGGTCGAGTctgcgtctgcacatcggagaacaacacagagaacatgacagctactttgtggcttattttgagtcatgttagtcagatacagccagaacactctgGATTTCCTCATAATGAAGGCTGCCAACGTCGTGTATCTGCGttcttgtgctcgtgcatgaactgtaccgtgccaaagcacacctctctcCGAAGCGTGCAagagccaaggaagtgtaccgtgcttgaggTACgatcacactggtcaaacgaactggactttaggggtgaagtgtgcttaggcacggtacagattgatAGTGTGATCACGCCCTTATACTTGTtcaaaagaagtcaaatgtatctgaaaagtcaaacaaaggcagaagtATTTTAAATCAGCTCTGGTTGAAAGTCAGCGTATACAGAAGCAAGGTTGTCATGGTACCAGAATTTTGAACTTTGAACCAATACTAGTAGACTTTTACGATCTCAATAACTGCTTTAATACCAGCTACAAAATTTGAAGTCCTAGGCACCcgattatttcttatttttaattaccAGAAATTGCAGGcaatctcctgcacactgtctaagtGACATAAATACTGTTGTAACATTTCATTACTGATATGAATTTGTGAAATTGAGAGATTACACCTCCTCTGCCTGTTTGTTAAAGACTTTAATGtaacctttaaaatgttatgcCAAAAGGGCCTGAAAACATCAGCGTTTGTAGATGTGGGAGTTGGAAGGAACACAGCTGCTCATTCATTTGCAGCAGTttatggttaaaaatatgactaaagatctgtatgttttttttaaacttcattaaaACTGATTATTAACGaatattaaattgtttttgaacatgtggtgttgaaaaatgtcgAAGGATCAACATTTTTTGACAACCTGTGTATGAAGTGTTTGAGGAAATGAAcataaatgtcattttatttatcGCCTCAGAAACATTTTCCTGAGAATTTGTTATCTATCACTAGTTTCGAGTCTTCTTTCATAAAGCATGCAGTCCAGTCTGTATAATATGGTCCCATTCGGAGTGCTTGGCAAAATTCAGCAAAGAAGTTTAGCATGGGCATTCAACTTTTTGTAAAATTAATTTTGTTTCTACTGACCCCCAAAAGAACGAGATAAGGAAAAGTAAAAGGCCAAATTGTGACTTCAAAATAGTAGTCTCGAAACCaaagagtgacatcacagtgactaTATCCACTTCTTACAGTGTATGATCCTGACAACACAACCTCCTGCTTTTACAACCCAACATCACTGAACCTGACACTTACTGCCAACTAAGTCTAATTTTGA
This window of the Labrus mixtus chromosome 2, fLabMix1.1, whole genome shotgun sequence genome carries:
- the brat1 gene encoding BRCA1-associated ATM activator 1 isoform X2, with product MDSECVSLLPRVCKVLADSGSLPDDTSLEKLLDWFTMLIKTGESLLESCPCVIEFISTVVCNTASEPSVLSFALKLTGLIAATEDGFLTLQECSALDQAFSLQHWQGAGLWEDPCLRIGWIQGLKNSLQHPKALSFFVQSDFIQPLIQLQTDTSLFVAAAANQMLADILLLFQPVSSSGCNSMDEKEEKVNGSTLHASNIDLPAVTMETSAEYTAVVKVVSQYLKESIVPKENTQLQKTKQTLKLLALLLAQARPPLRDELLQTVSGSLEEVMTAGYSQLTLPLLEVILAAYSSRTESVLVQRVGSLLSSMLNINRPAEVIQAAAAFLRSGHHDTTHTPQAVRILLLPLDIITGHTLLGTDISADDQQFTRADHLTNKTSCISLICTCLTNTSNITLVPSGLLPCPPALIITAVLSLMRICRGVSTSSSPGCSDVCRNVIGSGKVQKCALEALTFLSSSAGAKEKISEVFTVLIKYLENPDSEPTVLHKTYQAIIKWISVCTDFSFITDQLRQDLVEVVKKRVCDMRWEVRDSTVEFLGHLAGVTVSLKSAEEVCSASEALLGGCSTTPLLREALQDTESYVRASAVSSLAKTLTHSWQQGAAHTQEETEIVSRLLEILSEDTEGFARRAVVQYFIAWFSTSSSSSHRTQSVRSVVSQGSADLDWEVKFHTLELAELLMDEIFSGRQGYGKNLDAHHDAQHPYGVVSEQAYTLHAHKEGVASDLSRVLKNLVEQGVVSVLLSSVIDCDRPVALKACQLLITLRQTVCPLLLGNQDASTETIDRVSCELPGWGWGLEIRKMLGIKKSNDAQEMDMMAKVETGEECAVEGGDSVTVGLCEVLGSLGLDNMLDVLTQSSDHIHNSPLSLLQDILTARAANTSSDTQPGQEVIVDCY
- the brat1 gene encoding BRCA1-associated ATM activator 1 isoform X4 gives rise to the protein MDSECVSLLPRVCKVLADSGSLPDDTSLEKLLDWFTMLIKTGESLLESCPCVIEFISTVVCNTASEPSVLSFALKLTGLIAATEDGFLTLQECSALDQAFSLQHWQGAGLWEDPCLRIGWIQGLKNSLQHPKALSFFVQSDFIQPLIQLQTDTSLFVAAAANQMLADILLLFQPVSSSGCNSMDEKEEKVNGSTLHASNIDLPAVTMETSAEYTAVVKVVSQYLKESIVPKENTQLQKTKQTLKLLALLLAQARPPLRDELLQTVSGSLEEVMTAGYSQLTLPLLEVILAAYSSRTESVLVQRVGSLLSSMLNINRPAEVIQAAAAFLRSGHHDTTHTPQAVRILLLPLDIITGHTLLGTDISDDQQFTRADHLTNKTSCISLICTCLTNTSNITLVPSGLLPCPPALIITAVLSLMRICRGVSTSSSPGCSDVCRNVIGSGKVQKCALEALTFLSSSAGAKEKISEVFTVLIKYLENPDSEPTVLHKTYQAIIKWISVCTDFSFITDQLRQDLVEVVKKRVCDMRWEVRDSTVEFLGHLAGVTVSLKSAEEVCSASEALLGGCSTTPLLREALQDTESYVRASAVSSLAKTLTHSWQQGAAHTQEETEIVSRLLEILSEDTEGFARRAVVQYFIAWFSTSSSSSHRTQSVRSVVSQGSADLDWEVKFHTLELAELLMDEIFSGRQGYGKNLDAHHDAQHPYGVVSEQAYTLHAHKEGVASDLSRVLKNLVEQGVVSVLLSSVIDCDRPVALKACQLLITLRQTVCPLLLGNQDASTETIDRVSCELPGWGWGLEIRKMLGIKKSNDAQEMDMMAKVETGEECAVEGGDSVTVGLCEVLGSLGLDNMLDVLTQSSDHIHNSPLSLLQDILTARAANTSSDTQPGQEVIVDCY
- the brat1 gene encoding BRCA1-associated ATM activator 1 isoform X3, with product MDSECVSLLPRVCKVLADSGSLPDDTSLEKLLDWFTMLIKTGESLLESCPCVIEFISTVVCNTASEPSVLSFALKLTGLIAATEDGFLTLQECSALDQAFSLQHWQGAGLWEDPCLRIGWIQGLKNSLQHPKALSFFVQSDFIQPLIQLQTDTSLFVAAAANQMLADILLLFQPVSSSGCNSMDEKEEKVNGSTLHASNIDLPAVTMETSAEYTAVVKVVSQYLKESIVPKENTQLQKTKQTLKLLALLLAQARPPLRDELLQTVSGSLEEVMTAGYSQLTLPLLEVILAAYSSSRTESVLVQRVGSLLSSMLNINRPAEVIQAAAAFLRSGHHDTTHTPQAVRILLLPLDIITGHTLLGTDISDDQQFTRADHLTNKTSCISLICTCLTNTSNITLVPSGLLPCPPALIITAVLSLMRICRGVSTSSSPGCSDVCRNVIGSGKVQKCALEALTFLSSSAGAKEKISEVFTVLIKYLENPDSEPTVLHKTYQAIIKWISVCTDFSFITDQLRQDLVEVVKKRVCDMRWEVRDSTVEFLGHLAGVTVSLKSAEEVCSASEALLGGCSTTPLLREALQDTESYVRASAVSSLAKTLTHSWQQGAAHTQEETEIVSRLLEILSEDTEGFARRAVVQYFIAWFSTSSSSSHRTQSVRSVVSQGSADLDWEVKFHTLELAELLMDEIFSGRQGYGKNLDAHHDAQHPYGVVSEQAYTLHAHKEGVASDLSRVLKNLVEQGVVSVLLSSVIDCDRPVALKACQLLITLRQTVCPLLLGNQDASTETIDRVSCELPGWGWGLEIRKMLGIKKSNDAQEMDMMAKVETGEECAVEGGDSVTVGLCEVLGSLGLDNMLDVLTQSSDHIHNSPLSLLQDILTARAANTSSDTQPGQEVIVDCY
- the brat1 gene encoding BRCA1-associated ATM activator 1 isoform X1; protein product: MDSECVSLLPRVCKVLADSGSLPDDTSLEKLLDWFTMLIKTGESLLESCPCVIEFISTVVCNTASEPSVLSFALKLTGLIAATEDGFLTLQECSALDQAFSLQHWQGAGLWEDPCLRIGWIQGLKNSLQHPKALSFFVQSDFIQPLIQLQTDTSLFVAAAANQMLADILLLFQPVSSSGCNSMDEKEEKVNGSTLHASNIDLPAVTMETSAEYTAVVKVVSQYLKESIVPKENTQLQKTKQTLKLLALLLAQARPPLRDELLQTVSGSLEEVMTAGYSQLTLPLLEVILAAYSSSRTESVLVQRVGSLLSSMLNINRPAEVIQAAAAFLRSGHHDTTHTPQAVRILLLPLDIITGHTLLGTDISADDQQFTRADHLTNKTSCISLICTCLTNTSNITLVPSGLLPCPPALIITAVLSLMRICRGVSTSSSPGCSDVCRNVIGSGKVQKCALEALTFLSSSAGAKEKISEVFTVLIKYLENPDSEPTVLHKTYQAIIKWISVCTDFSFITDQLRQDLVEVVKKRVCDMRWEVRDSTVEFLGHLAGVTVSLKSAEEVCSASEALLGGCSTTPLLREALQDTESYVRASAVSSLAKTLTHSWQQGAAHTQEETEIVSRLLEILSEDTEGFARRAVVQYFIAWFSTSSSSSHRTQSVRSVVSQGSADLDWEVKFHTLELAELLMDEIFSGRQGYGKNLDAHHDAQHPYGVVSEQAYTLHAHKEGVASDLSRVLKNLVEQGVVSVLLSSVIDCDRPVALKACQLLITLRQTVCPLLLGNQDASTETIDRVSCELPGWGWGLEIRKMLGIKKSNDAQEMDMMAKVETGEECAVEGGDSVTVGLCEVLGSLGLDNMLDVLTQSSDHIHNSPLSLLQDILTARAANTSSDTQPGQEVIVDCY